One segment of Rhodopirellula baltica SH 1 DNA contains the following:
- a CDS encoding MarR family winged helix-turn-helix transcriptional regulator produces the protein MNDLSKELHRCQPFASVDQEAVVSLVRTSDQLGNHLARFFRQHDMTFSQYNLLRILDMEDRPLTCSEIGERLVQVVPAVTALVDRLLKRELVTRERSETDRRTVYVAITKEGRKLVKPIVEHLRELEHEVMSELKRREQKELIRLLQLVRTSMNKAVERRASESLSSSGL, from the coding sequence ATGAACGACCTCTCAAAAGAACTTCACCGCTGTCAACCTTTTGCCAGCGTCGATCAAGAAGCCGTTGTCAGTTTGGTGCGCACCAGTGACCAACTCGGTAACCACTTGGCGCGTTTCTTCCGGCAGCACGACATGACGTTCTCGCAGTACAACCTGCTTCGGATCTTGGACATGGAAGATCGACCGCTGACGTGCAGCGAGATTGGCGAGCGTCTGGTCCAAGTGGTTCCAGCCGTCACCGCGCTGGTTGACCGACTGCTAAAACGAGAACTGGTCACGCGAGAACGTTCGGAGACCGATCGCCGCACGGTCTATGTTGCCATCACCAAAGAAGGTCGCAAATTGGTAAAGCCAATTGTCGAACATCTTCGCGAACTTGAACACGAAGTCATGAGCGAACTAAAACGTCGCGAACAAAAAGAACTGATTCGATTGCTGCAACTTGTCCGGACCAGCATGAACAAAGCGGTCGAACGAAGAGCCAGCGAATCGCTTTCCAGTTCGGGACTTTGA
- a CDS encoding YeiH family protein, translating into MTTNEDWWAIWCAALLLLIAFAAVWIGQPENLSELIAGSTMEEVSQVETAPENAGPSAEAENEAIETENTAPAENADLEVAETQEVAEEEPYEYASPLKPFLAKPGKWTANPLDAISSSWSGILGVFLIIAALFAFANQMRGKSAGAFLAAFPVIFLLATLAYWMSGQSVVKAYNLEYALWALLVGLIISNTVGTPDFLRPAISTEFYIKTGLVLLGAEVLMSRLLALGLPGVFVAWLVTPVVLITTYWFGQKVLKIQSKSLNMVISADMSVCGVSAAIATAAACKAKKEELSLSIGLSLGFTVIMMAVMPAVITAMGIDPILGGAWLGGTIDSTGAVAAAGAVLGDEALEVAATVKMIQNILIGVTAFCVAIYWVTFVERDPAGPRIGISEIWYRFPKFVLGFVSMSILFSILYSYMTNGPELINAMIGGSTKTLRGWFFCLAFVSIGLETNFRQLLPQLKGGKPLVLYVCGQSLNLVLTLVMAYLMFKVVFADTVAP; encoded by the coding sequence ATGACCACCAACGAGGACTGGTGGGCAATCTGGTGCGCTGCTTTGTTGCTGCTCATCGCTTTCGCAGCAGTGTGGATTGGCCAGCCTGAAAACTTGAGCGAATTGATCGCCGGTTCAACCATGGAAGAAGTCTCGCAAGTCGAGACGGCCCCAGAGAACGCGGGCCCATCAGCGGAAGCAGAGAACGAAGCGATCGAAACTGAAAACACTGCGCCGGCAGAAAACGCAGATTTAGAAGTAGCCGAGACGCAAGAAGTGGCGGAAGAAGAACCCTATGAATACGCCAGCCCACTCAAGCCGTTCCTGGCCAAACCGGGCAAATGGACAGCCAACCCTCTGGATGCCATTTCTTCAAGTTGGTCAGGCATTCTCGGAGTGTTTCTGATCATCGCTGCACTATTTGCTTTCGCAAATCAAATGCGCGGCAAATCCGCTGGGGCATTTTTGGCCGCATTCCCGGTCATATTTTTGCTGGCAACGCTGGCGTATTGGATGTCTGGGCAAAGCGTGGTCAAAGCCTACAACCTTGAATACGCCCTTTGGGCCTTGCTCGTTGGATTGATCATCAGCAACACCGTCGGAACACCGGACTTCCTTCGTCCCGCAATCTCGACGGAGTTCTACATCAAAACCGGATTGGTTTTGCTCGGTGCCGAGGTGCTGATGAGTCGTTTGCTGGCCCTCGGTCTGCCCGGTGTGTTTGTCGCTTGGTTGGTCACGCCAGTTGTCTTGATCACGACCTACTGGTTCGGCCAGAAGGTCCTGAAGATCCAATCCAAATCACTCAACATGGTGATCTCCGCTGACATGTCCGTGTGCGGTGTCTCCGCCGCGATTGCAACGGCGGCGGCCTGCAAGGCCAAGAAAGAAGAACTGTCACTTTCAATTGGTTTGTCGCTGGGATTCACCGTGATCATGATGGCGGTGATGCCAGCGGTGATCACCGCGATGGGAATCGACCCGATCCTGGGCGGTGCGTGGTTGGGCGGCACGATTGACTCGACCGGCGCCGTCGCCGCTGCCGGTGCAGTTCTGGGCGATGAAGCCCTCGAAGTCGCTGCCACGGTGAAGATGATCCAAAACATCTTGATCGGTGTGACCGCGTTCTGTGTCGCCATCTACTGGGTCACATTCGTCGAACGAGATCCAGCCGGCCCAAGGATCGGCATCTCTGAAATCTGGTACCGCTTCCCGAAGTTCGTACTTGGATTCGTCTCGATGTCGATTCTGTTTTCGATCCTGTATTCCTACATGACCAACGGTCCCGAACTCATCAACGCGATGATCGGCGGTTCCACCAAAACGCTTCGTGGATGGTTCTTCTGCCTCGCGTTTGTCAGCATCGGACTGGAAACCAATTTCCGTCAATTGCTTCCTCAACTCAAGGGCGGGAAGCCGCTTGTTCTGTACGTGTGCGGTCAATCGCTCAACTTGGTTTTGACGTTGGTGATGGCGTACTTGATGTTCAAAGTCGTCTTTGCTGACACGGTGGCGCCATGA
- a CDS encoding GNAT family N-acetyltransferase translates to MNPVIRSYESTDLDALLDVWMSASRLAHPFLSPEFLAQERENIPAIYLPNAETWVYELDHTVVGFIALLGNEVGAIFVNPTHQKRGIGRQLMDHAVSVRGDLELEVFVDNPTGRGFYQHYGFVSLEQKLHEPSGHPVLRLRFDTASTV, encoded by the coding sequence ATGAATCCAGTGATACGCAGCTACGAATCTACCGACCTGGACGCATTGTTGGACGTTTGGATGTCGGCCTCAAGATTGGCTCATCCGTTTCTCAGCCCGGAGTTTCTCGCCCAAGAACGCGAAAACATTCCAGCAATCTATCTGCCCAATGCTGAAACCTGGGTCTACGAATTGGACCATACCGTTGTGGGATTTATCGCCCTGCTAGGCAACGAAGTTGGTGCAATTTTCGTCAATCCAACGCATCAAAAACGCGGGATTGGCCGGCAACTCATGGATCATGCCGTTTCGGTCCGCGGCGACCTGGAACTGGAAGTATTTGTTGACAATCCAACCGGTCGCGGTTTCTACCAACACTATGGATTCGTTTCGCTGGAACAAAAACTTCACGAACCGTCAGGGCATCCCGTCCTTCGTCTGCGGTTCGATACCGCTTCGACCGTTTGA
- a CDS encoding pirin family protein, producing MKSIQRVIRGVPQHWVGDGFPVRSLFSYAGGNEFDPFLLLDYAGPHNFAPDEAKRGVGEHPHRGFETVTILYQGELEHRDSSGSQGTIGPGDVQWMTAASGVVHEEFHSRRFAKEGGTLEMVQLWVNLRSTDKAAPPKYQDLRDEQFPRFSLPNDAGIVRVIAGQLGDAEGPASTFSPINLWDIQLTGNATATLTVPAGHTCVVIVQKGSVQVNESLIHAVELALLERSGDEVVLEAESESRVLLMTGEPLGEPVVGQGPFVMNTRDEIRVAIADYQAGKMGRLD from the coding sequence ATGAAATCGATTCAACGAGTCATTCGGGGCGTTCCTCAGCACTGGGTGGGCGATGGGTTCCCGGTTCGAAGTTTGTTTTCGTACGCCGGCGGCAATGAGTTCGACCCGTTTTTGTTGCTCGACTATGCCGGTCCGCACAACTTTGCCCCTGACGAAGCCAAGCGCGGTGTTGGTGAGCATCCCCATCGTGGTTTCGAGACTGTCACGATTCTCTATCAAGGTGAACTGGAACACCGAGATTCGAGTGGCAGTCAGGGCACAATCGGCCCCGGCGATGTGCAGTGGATGACCGCTGCCTCTGGCGTGGTTCACGAAGAATTCCACAGCCGACGATTCGCAAAGGAGGGCGGAACGCTGGAGATGGTCCAGCTATGGGTGAACCTGCGATCGACGGACAAGGCTGCACCGCCGAAGTATCAAGATCTGCGTGACGAACAGTTTCCTCGATTTTCGTTGCCTAACGACGCGGGGATCGTTCGTGTGATTGCGGGTCAATTGGGTGATGCGGAGGGGCCTGCCAGCACGTTTTCGCCCATCAATTTATGGGACATTCAGCTCACTGGAAACGCAACGGCCACGCTGACGGTTCCCGCTGGGCACACCTGCGTTGTGATCGTTCAAAAAGGAAGCGTCCAAGTCAACGAAAGTTTGATTCACGCGGTCGAGCTGGCTTTGTTGGAACGATCCGGCGACGAGGTGGTTTTAGAAGCGGAGTCAGAATCCCGCGTCTTATTGATGACCGGCGAACCACTGGGCGAGCCCGTCGTGGGGCAGGGGCCATTCGTGATGAATACGCGTGACGAAATCCGTGTTGCGATCGCTGACTACCAAGCCGGGAAAATGGGCCGTTTGGACTGA
- a CDS encoding arylsulfatase translates to MLIAAALLPALSLQAQDKPNIVVIWGDDIGVHNISAYNHGVMGYKTPSIDSLAKEGAMFTDAYAQQSCTAGRASFILGQHPFRTGLLTIGMPGSEHGIPDWTPTIADVLKEQGYTTGQFGKNHLGDRDKHLPTNHGFDEFFGNLYHLNAEEEPETYYYPKDPEFRKKYGPRGVIHSFADGRLEDTGPLTKKRMETIDEEVHTKAMDFLERATKSEKPAFLWYNSTRMHVWTHLKKESQGRTGIGLYPDGMVEHDDYVGKVLQKIKDLGIEDNTIVVYSTDNGAETFSWPDGGITPFHGEKGTTWEGGFRVPLLVKWPGVIEPGTVYNDIISQEDWMPTFAAAAGEPDLVEKMKKGYNANGKEFKVHPDGYNFLPYFKGDAKEGPRKEIYYFGQGGDLNAVRVQNWKIHFATVNGNIATGTREIPGWPLIINLRADPYEKMWKEGTLGYFRWYADNMWTFVPVQNYIQQFMATIPKYPWQSGSSLNAAGINYQTLKAQEWIKKLEQVSPPRN, encoded by the coding sequence GTGCTCATAGCGGCAGCTCTCCTGCCTGCTCTGTCGCTACAAGCCCAAGACAAACCCAACATTGTCGTCATTTGGGGTGACGACATCGGCGTGCACAACATCAGTGCCTACAACCATGGTGTGATGGGTTATAAGACGCCCAGCATCGACAGTCTCGCCAAAGAAGGCGCGATGTTCACCGATGCTTACGCTCAGCAAAGCTGCACCGCTGGACGAGCCTCGTTCATCCTCGGCCAGCATCCATTCCGCACCGGATTGCTGACCATCGGCATGCCAGGTAGCGAACACGGGATCCCTGACTGGACACCAACCATCGCCGACGTGTTGAAAGAACAAGGCTACACGACCGGCCAATTCGGCAAGAACCACTTGGGCGACCGAGACAAACACTTGCCCACCAATCACGGGTTCGATGAATTCTTCGGCAACCTCTACCACCTCAATGCCGAAGAAGAACCTGAAACCTATTACTACCCCAAAGATCCTGAGTTCCGAAAGAAGTATGGACCTCGCGGGGTCATCCATTCGTTCGCCGATGGTCGCTTGGAAGACACGGGACCACTGACCAAGAAACGCATGGAAACGATCGATGAAGAAGTCCACACCAAAGCCATGGACTTCCTCGAACGAGCCACCAAATCAGAGAAGCCAGCGTTTCTTTGGTACAACTCGACCCGCATGCACGTGTGGACTCACCTGAAGAAAGAATCACAAGGCCGCACCGGCATCGGGCTGTATCCCGACGGAATGGTCGAGCACGACGACTATGTCGGCAAAGTGCTTCAGAAGATCAAAGATTTGGGCATCGAAGATAACACGATCGTGGTCTACAGCACTGACAACGGCGCTGAAACGTTCAGTTGGCCCGATGGAGGCATCACCCCATTCCATGGTGAAAAGGGAACGACTTGGGAAGGCGGTTTCCGTGTCCCGTTGTTGGTTAAATGGCCTGGCGTGATCGAGCCTGGAACGGTCTACAACGACATCATTTCGCAAGAAGATTGGATGCCCACTTTCGCAGCCGCGGCGGGCGAGCCCGACTTGGTCGAAAAGATGAAGAAAGGCTACAACGCCAACGGAAAAGAATTCAAAGTTCACCCGGACGGCTACAACTTCTTGCCCTATTTCAAAGGTGACGCCAAAGAAGGGCCCCGCAAAGAAATCTACTACTTCGGACAAGGCGGCGACCTGAACGCGGTTCGCGTCCAGAACTGGAAGATCCACTTCGCGACCGTCAACGGCAACATCGCCACCGGCACGCGAGAAATCCCGGGCTGGCCGTTGATCATCAACCTTCGCGCCGACCCTTACGAAAAAATGTGGAAAGAAGGCACGCTGGGTTACTTTCGCTGGTACGCCGACAACATGTGGACCTTCGTCCCCGTGCAGAACTACATTCAACAGTTCATGGCAACCATTCCGAAATACCCTTGGCAATCGGGATCCAGCCTGAACGCGGCTGGTATCAACTATCAAACCTTGAAAGCCCAAGAGTGGATCAAGAAACTCGAACAAGTTTCGCCACCACGGAATTAG
- a CDS encoding AAA family ATPase codes for MTPRETIQQISDAMNAAVIGQQSVVERILVALLAKGHVLMEGLPGTAKTRSVKTLSNLVDSQFGRIQFTPDLLPSDVTGSEIYREQNGTFEFQEGPIFGNLILADEINRAPAKVQSALLEAMEERQVTVASQTHKLPELFMVLATQNPIEQEGTYPLPEAQMDRFMLYVRVDYPEDADETSILKLVRGEKTGATSAAHETVSQQLIFDAQKEVGAIHVADSAEKYIVDLVMATRHPDRYEGDLPKWIWLGASPRGTLALDAAARAHAWLAGQDFVSPDNIRAMAPVCLAHRVHLTYEAEAAGVTRTQVIDALLKHVVPV; via the coding sequence ATGACGCCGCGGGAAACCATCCAGCAAATCTCCGACGCGATGAACGCGGCCGTGATTGGCCAGCAATCCGTGGTGGAACGAATCCTGGTCGCCTTGCTGGCCAAAGGCCATGTCCTTATGGAAGGCCTGCCCGGGACCGCTAAAACCCGCTCGGTTAAAACACTGTCGAATCTGGTCGACAGCCAATTCGGACGCATCCAGTTCACCCCCGATTTGCTGCCATCCGACGTCACGGGATCGGAAATCTATCGCGAACAAAACGGTACCTTTGAATTTCAAGAAGGCCCGATTTTCGGCAACTTGATCTTGGCCGACGAGATCAACCGAGCTCCCGCCAAAGTCCAATCGGCTCTCTTGGAGGCGATGGAAGAACGGCAGGTCACGGTCGCATCGCAAACACATAAACTGCCAGAACTATTCATGGTGCTGGCCACCCAAAACCCGATTGAGCAAGAAGGAACTTACCCACTGCCCGAAGCGCAGATGGATCGTTTCATGCTCTACGTGCGAGTGGATTATCCCGAAGACGCAGACGAAACATCGATCTTGAAATTGGTTCGAGGCGAAAAGACCGGCGCGACCTCTGCGGCGCACGAGACGGTCTCGCAGCAGTTGATCTTTGACGCACAAAAGGAAGTCGGTGCGATTCATGTCGCTGACTCCGCGGAAAAGTACATCGTCGATTTGGTCATGGCGACACGGCACCCGGATCGCTACGAAGGTGACTTGCCAAAATGGATTTGGCTTGGTGCCAGCCCTCGTGGAACGCTGGCACTCGACGCGGCGGCACGGGCGCATGCTTGGTTAGCTGGACAAGACTTCGTTTCCCCCGACAACATTCGTGCGATGGCACCGGTTTGTTTGGCTCACCGAGTTCACTTGACCTACGAAGCGGAAGCCGCCGGTGTGACTCGCACGCAAGTGATCGACGCGTTGCTGAAGCACGTGGTCCCTGTCTGA
- a CDS encoding DUF58 domain-containing protein: MSARVTVTFQDLLQCKADARGFSLLPRQPVGSLLAGRHASRLRGRGLSFEELRQYRQGDDIRQMDWKATARLRSPHIRVYSEERERPVLMLIDQRTPMFFGSQRAMKSVAAAELAAMGAWRSLASGDRVGGLVFNETEIAEVRPHRSQTRVLHLLHQIVRLNQELAAPSPSPTTPSAAAPITLNQVLENASRIARHDHLVILISDLDGADEETSRLVTRIAAHNDVLVTAVYDPLGIRLTGAPDMLASHGGRTWEIPDHNSFPEDFQAAFGQVLSHWRSVFRSLQIPLMPLSTATPVAEQIRVLFGNTA, translated from the coding sequence ATGTCCGCCCGAGTCACCGTCACGTTTCAAGATCTGCTGCAATGCAAGGCAGATGCGCGCGGGTTCTCGCTACTTCCTCGTCAACCAGTCGGATCGCTGCTAGCCGGACGCCATGCGTCGCGGCTTCGTGGCCGCGGGCTGTCCTTTGAAGAACTTCGCCAATACCGACAGGGCGATGACATTCGTCAAATGGACTGGAAGGCAACCGCTCGCCTGCGATCACCCCACATCCGAGTTTACAGCGAGGAACGCGAACGACCGGTATTGATGCTGATCGATCAACGCACGCCAATGTTCTTTGGAAGCCAACGAGCAATGAAATCCGTCGCGGCCGCCGAATTGGCCGCGATGGGTGCCTGGCGCTCACTTGCCAGCGGCGACCGGGTCGGCGGGTTGGTGTTCAACGAAACCGAAATCGCGGAAGTCCGCCCGCACCGCAGCCAGACCCGAGTCCTGCACCTGCTGCATCAAATCGTTCGACTGAATCAAGAGCTGGCTGCACCATCGCCCTCGCCAACGACACCATCCGCGGCAGCACCAATCACCTTGAATCAAGTTCTCGAAAACGCATCCCGAATCGCTCGGCATGATCACTTGGTAATATTGATCAGCGACCTCGATGGAGCGGACGAAGAAACCAGTCGCCTCGTGACTCGGATCGCCGCTCACAACGATGTGCTTGTCACGGCGGTCTACGACCCGCTTGGCATTCGATTGACCGGTGCCCCTGACATGTTGGCTAGCCACGGTGGACGAACCTGGGAAATCCCGGATCACAACTCCTTCCCGGAAGACTTCCAGGCAGCATTCGGGCAAGTCCTGTCGCACTGGCGAAGCGTTTTCCGTTCCCTGCAAATTCCATTGATGCCACTTTCCACGGCCACACCTGTCGCGGAGCAAATCCGGGTTCTCTTTGGGAACACCGCATGA
- a CDS encoding DUF4381 domain-containing protein, with product MKASDPTSLDRLNDIVVPAPVPWWPLAPGWYVLIAGLLATCGWLAWKNWRNWKANAYRREAIRELESANTVGAISELLRRTALATTSRSKLAAMTGDRWPEWLSQQIPNESAASLSPTVHEQLATAAYRDTQTESLDELRAFAATWITQHPSTSPNSADSNTTSEERSC from the coding sequence ATGAAGGCCAGCGACCCAACCAGCCTCGATCGGCTGAACGACATTGTCGTGCCCGCCCCCGTTCCCTGGTGGCCACTCGCGCCGGGATGGTATGTGCTGATCGCGGGATTGCTGGCGACCTGCGGCTGGTTGGCGTGGAAAAACTGGCGAAACTGGAAAGCGAACGCCTACCGCCGCGAAGCGATCCGCGAACTGGAATCCGCAAACACGGTCGGTGCAATCTCGGAACTGCTCCGCCGCACTGCCCTGGCAACCACCTCGCGATCGAAGCTAGCTGCGATGACAGGCGACCGCTGGCCAGAATGGTTGTCGCAACAAATTCCAAACGAGTCCGCTGCATCGCTTTCGCCAACCGTTCACGAACAATTGGCAACCGCAGCCTATCGCGACACCCAGACAGAATCACTGGATGAACTAAGAGCGTTCGCCGCCACTTGGATCACTCAGCATCCATCCACTTCGCCAAATTCGGCGGATTCCAACACCACCAGCGAGGAACGATCATGCTGA
- a CDS encoding vWA domain-containing protein, with product MLTFAYAWCFFLLPLPWLVRLFLPPKQRHQVSVQVPFGDRLQQVLGGKHSNSTQPQTWPRRVLSVAIWVCVLTAVARPQWLEPPITKEIPTRDLLLLVDLSGSMAQEDFKNDAGKKVSRLDAVKEVLDGFLAKRKGDRVGLVVFGDAAYLQAPFTTDLQLSQELLGECEVGMAGPRTAFGDAIGLGVNLFDEDTERAKTIIALTDGNDTKSKVPPVEAARVATQRDIKIYTVAIGDPTTVGEDKLDEQSLKDVASETGGKYFFAADREHLAGIYDELDKIETQTIQTISHRPRTDIYYWPLLIALLLSMFEKAIATWRGRRHTTPAEQDRRIHVNPITGEMEVAA from the coding sequence ATGCTGACGTTTGCCTACGCTTGGTGTTTCTTCCTTCTGCCGCTGCCTTGGTTGGTGCGTCTGTTCTTGCCGCCCAAGCAACGCCACCAAGTCTCCGTCCAAGTTCCCTTCGGCGATCGCTTGCAACAAGTCCTAGGTGGCAAGCATTCAAACAGCACCCAGCCGCAAACGTGGCCTCGACGTGTGTTGTCGGTTGCCATTTGGGTTTGCGTGTTGACTGCGGTTGCGAGACCTCAATGGCTGGAACCTCCCATCACAAAAGAGATCCCAACACGTGACCTGTTGCTGCTCGTTGATTTGTCGGGCTCAATGGCACAAGAAGACTTCAAGAATGATGCTGGCAAAAAGGTTTCGCGACTGGATGCGGTCAAGGAAGTTCTCGACGGCTTCCTAGCGAAACGCAAAGGCGATCGAGTCGGCTTGGTCGTCTTCGGCGATGCCGCTTACCTGCAGGCTCCGTTCACAACCGACCTGCAGCTATCGCAGGAACTTCTCGGTGAATGCGAAGTCGGCATGGCTGGACCACGAACCGCGTTTGGTGACGCGATCGGACTGGGCGTCAACTTGTTCGACGAAGACACCGAGCGAGCCAAAACGATCATCGCATTGACCGACGGCAACGACACCAAAAGCAAAGTCCCTCCGGTCGAAGCCGCTCGCGTCGCAACTCAGCGAGACATCAAGATCTACACCGTTGCCATTGGCGACCCAACGACCGTCGGCGAAGACAAGCTGGACGAACAAAGCCTCAAAGACGTCGCTTCGGAGACTGGCGGCAAGTACTTTTTCGCCGCGGACCGAGAGCACTTGGCGGGGATTTATGACGAGCTCGACAAAATCGAAACACAGACCATCCAAACCATCAGCCACCGCCCACGCACCGACATCTACTACTGGCCGCTTCTGATCGCATTGCTGCTGTCCATGTTTGAAAAAGCCATTGCAACCTGGCGAGGCCGACGTCACACAACTCCCGCTGAACAAGACCGACGGATCCACGTCAATCCGATCACGGGCGAGATGGAGGTGGCGGCATGA
- a CDS encoding vWA domain-containing protein, with protein MIGAWNAFHFIRPAYLLLIPVAFGLAWMWHRSRDPLRGWRNQIDSDLLDALAHHDGPRSSHWWQRFPAVAWLLTGWTVCVVAIAGPTWQVEANPFAQDAQPLIILMKADETMASAALTTTPLERATLKIADLAEARKGDPLGLIAYSGSAHTVLPPTEDTTVVADMAAEISPAIMPVAGDALDQAITEAGRLINREEGGATLLIIANQASVDPKQVAAAHQAIGSPPIEILSLLPEDSQETASLQAIAKTLGGTRVPLTVDDQDIQSIIQFAERRSTSGIAGQSDRWQESGYWLSPLLAAIVALSFRRERTANEDAS; from the coding sequence ATGATCGGTGCATGGAACGCATTTCATTTCATTCGGCCGGCGTATTTGCTGCTGATTCCGGTGGCCTTCGGTCTGGCTTGGATGTGGCATCGCAGTCGTGATCCTCTTCGAGGGTGGCGGAACCAAATCGACTCCGATCTGCTCGATGCTTTGGCTCACCACGATGGGCCACGATCCTCGCATTGGTGGCAACGATTCCCAGCGGTCGCATGGTTGTTGACTGGATGGACGGTGTGCGTCGTCGCGATCGCGGGTCCCACTTGGCAAGTGGAAGCCAATCCGTTTGCCCAGGACGCTCAACCATTGATCATTTTGATGAAAGCGGACGAGACCATGGCGTCGGCCGCGCTCACGACCACGCCGCTGGAACGGGCCACTCTCAAAATCGCCGACTTGGCCGAGGCACGCAAAGGCGATCCGCTGGGTTTGATCGCTTACTCCGGATCCGCTCACACCGTGTTGCCGCCCACCGAAGACACCACGGTCGTCGCGGACATGGCCGCTGAAATCAGCCCCGCCATCATGCCCGTCGCGGGCGATGCACTTGACCAAGCGATCACCGAAGCGGGTCGTTTGATCAACCGCGAAGAAGGCGGTGCGACGTTGTTGATCATCGCGAATCAGGCCAGCGTCGATCCCAAACAAGTCGCCGCGGCTCATCAAGCGATCGGCTCACCACCCATCGAGATATTGAGTCTGCTGCCGGAGGATTCTCAAGAGACCGCATCGCTTCAGGCCATCGCAAAAACGCTCGGCGGCACTCGGGTTCCACTGACCGTGGATGATCAAGACATCCAGTCAATCATCCAGTTCGCAGAACGACGTTCGACATCGGGCATCGCGGGACAAAGCGACCGCTGGCAAGAATCCGGTTACTGGCTATCACCGTTGCTCGCGGCCATAGTGGCATTGTCTTTTCGCCGCGAACGCACCGCCAACGAGGATGCCTCCTGA
- a CDS encoding tetratricopeptide repeat protein — MKTWLILGVIGWSSWWWTPDQLGQRQMKQERYTDAANAFDDPMWQGVAWYRAGEFKSAAQSFSRASGPEAKFNLGNCWLMLGKYDQAIASYEDAMKQRTDWTEAQQNLDLAKARKKATESKGGDAGDQRLGADEIVFDKDKKKQNEGQDTDITAEQAVNDASVQAVWLRQVQTKPADFLKSKFRYQMSNRNKDAKDEPAEIEDSEGEPQ, encoded by the coding sequence ATGAAAACTTGGCTCATTCTAGGCGTGATCGGTTGGTCGAGCTGGTGGTGGACTCCCGACCAACTTGGCCAGCGACAAATGAAGCAGGAACGATACACCGATGCGGCCAACGCATTTGATGATCCGATGTGGCAGGGTGTCGCTTGGTACCGCGCCGGCGAATTCAAGTCCGCCGCACAATCCTTTTCACGAGCGTCCGGTCCCGAGGCGAAATTCAATCTCGGCAACTGCTGGTTGATGTTGGGAAAGTACGACCAAGCGATTGCCAGCTATGAAGACGCAATGAAGCAACGCACGGATTGGACGGAAGCCCAACAGAACCTGGACCTCGCAAAGGCACGAAAAAAAGCGACCGAGTCCAAAGGTGGCGACGCCGGTGACCAACGTCTCGGGGCCGACGAGATTGTGTTTGACAAAGACAAGAAAAAGCAAAACGAGGGCCAGGACACGGACATCACCGCTGAACAAGCTGTCAACGATGCGTCGGTGCAAGCAGTTTGGCTGCGGCAGGTGCAAACCAAGCCCGCTGATTTCTTGAAATCAAAGTTCCGCTACCAAATGTCCAATCGCAACAAAGATGCGAAAGACGAACCAGCCGAAATTGAAGACAGCGAAGGAGAACCTCAGTGA